CCGCCTGGATGGCCTACGGCCTGAACGACGTCATCCAGCAGCGCAAGATGATCCAGTCCGGCGAGGGCGACGAGTCCTTCCGCCGCCGCGCCGCCGCCCACCTGGACTCGATGCTCGCCCTGTGCGAGACGGCCGGCTGCCGCCGCGGACAGCTCCTCGCCTACTTCGGCCAGGACCCCGACGCGAGCGGCTGCGGCAACTGCGACACCTGTCTGACCCCGCCCGAGACCTGGGACGGCACGGTCGCCGCCCAGAAGGTGCTCTCCACGGTGGTCCGGCTCCAGCGCGAGCGGGGGCAGAAGTTCGGCGCCGTGCAGATCATCGACATCCTGCTGGGCAAGCGCACCGGCAAGGTGATCCAGTTCGACCACGACCAGCTCTCCGTCTTCGGCATCGGCACGGAGCTGGCCGAGGGCGAGTGGCGCGGGGTCGTGCGCCAGCTGCTGGCGCAGGGACTGCTCGCGGTCGAGGGCGAGTACGGCACGCTGGTGCTGACCGAGGCCAGCGGGGAGGTGCTGCGCGCCGACCGGAAGGTGCCACTGCGCAAGGAGCCGAAGCGGCCGGCCACCGCGCGCTCCGCGTCGTCCTCGTCCTCCGGGCGGGGCAAGGGCAAGGCCGCCGTGGCGGAGCTGCCCGCGGACCTGCTCCCCGCCTTCGAGGCGCTGCGCGCCTGGCGCGCCGAGCAGGCCCGCGAGCAGGGCGTTCCCGCGTACGTCATCTTCCACGACGCCACCCTCCGCGAGATCGTCACGCTCTGGCCGGACTCGGTGGCGCGGCTCGGCACGGTCGGCGGGGTCGGCGAGAAGAAGCTCGCGACCTACGGGGAGGGCGTCATCGGCGTGCTGAAGTCGCTGTCGGCCCCGTCCGGCGACCGCGCCGCCTCCGCACCCGGCCCCGCCTCCGACATCGAGCCCGAGCCGGACTTCGGTCCGGAGCCGGAACCGGAGGACGACTGGATATAGCCGGCCGGGCGGAACCGGCGGGGCCGGCCGGCCGGGGCCGGACCGGCGGTGCCTCGGCCCGGGGTCTCGTCCAGCGGGTCACAGCGCCCGTGACGCATACGCCCTGACATCCGCGTCCGGGTCGGCGGTGGCTGTGGCCAGGGCGGCTCGGGCCGAGGCCGACGCGGTGTGCCGGGCCAGCGCCAGGACCGCGGCCTTGCGGACGTCCCCGTTGGGGTCGCCGAGGGCCCCGGCCAGGGCGGGCACGGCGGTCCCGGCGTCCGCTGCGGACAGCGCGGTCGCCGCGCCCGCCCGGACCTGCCAGGCCGCGTCACCCAGCGCCGCCACGGCACGCGCGGCGAAGCCGGGCGGCTCCCCGGCGGCGGCCACCGCGGCGAACGCCGCACCGCGCACCAGCACGTCCGCGTCCCCGGTCAGCCGGTCCAGCGCGGCCACGGTGCGGTGACCGCCGCCGCGCCCGCCCAGCGCCTTGGCCACCGCGACCCGCACCTCACGGGACGGATCGCCCGCCGCACCGGCCACCGCCTCGGCGGCGTCGACCGAGACCAGGGCGCGCACGGCCTCGATCCGCACCGAGGCGGCCGTCCGCCGGACCCGGCCAGGCACAGCCGGCGATCGTCGTCGGCCAAGGCCCGTCACCTGAGCGCCGTCAGCCGATCGCCGTCAGCCGAGCGCCGTCAACCCGGGGGCGAACGTGATCAGCAGCGGCAGCAGGGGCACCAGCGCCGCCACCGTGGTGGTCAGCGCCCTGCGCCGGCGGTCCAGCCGGGGCGGGGGCTCCAGGAGGCGGTCCACGCGCTCGCCCAGCAGGCGGTGGCTGGAGGAGCAGGAGAGGACCCCGCGGTGCTGGTTGAGTTCGATCAGGGCGAGGGCCGTGGTCAGATGGCCGTGGCGGCGCGAGGCGGTGTCGTCGGCGGACAGTTCGACCAGGCGGTGCGTCTGGTCGCAGAAGTGCGCGAAGAGCGGGACGTGCGGGAAGCCGGTCGCCAGCGCGGTCGACAGGTGCAGCAGCCAGTCGTGGTGGGCGCGGGCGTGCCCGCGTTCATGGGCGAGCACGGCGTCGAGCTGGTGGCCCGTCAGCCGCCGCAGCGCGCCCGTGGTGACGATGAGCTGGGGCGGGTGTCCGGGCATCCACCAGGCGTCGGGGTACTCGTCCTCCAGCACCAGCATCGGACCGCGGGCCACGGGCAGGCCCTCGGGCAGGTCGGGGGCGCGTTCGCGCAGGTGCGCGCGGGCCAGCCCGCGGCGCCTGCGCGCCTCGGCGACCTCGCGGCCGAGCATCGCGGTGGTCCAGGCGGCCCCGCAGGCCAGCAGCAGGGTGAGGACCGCGGCCCACGCGGGCGCCACCGACAGGTCGTACGCGGCGGTCACGGCGGGCGGCGCGGGCGCGAACACCCGGTCGCGGACGGTGTGGAAGACGGCCGCGGTGCCCAGGACCAGCGCGGCCAGACAGCACAGCAGCACGGTGGCCACCAGGCACTGCCAGACCCACAGTGCGACCACGGGATCCCGCTCGGGCCACTCCGCCCGCGTCAGCGCGCGGGGGACCGGTACGGCGGCCGTCAGCGCGACGGCGGTCAGCAGGAGCAGGCAGACGGTCATGCCACGGGCTCCGGATCCTGATCGGAGGTGGGCGGAGTGGGGTCGTACGGTGGGTCGTGCCGTGCGGTGGTGCCGTGGTGGTGCTGTGGCCGCGGAACGTGCCGTACGGCGGCCCCGTACGGCAGTTCTGTGCGGCGGTGCCGCGGGGTGGTGCGTGTCGTTACCGCCAGTATGACGGGGACGGGCGCCACGAGTCAGGGTCCGGCGGCAACCGGTCCGCTCTCCGAGGCACCCCCCGCCCTCCTCGGAAGGTCCGGCCCCCTCAGCCCGCCACGATCCGCCCGGTCACCTCGCCCAGGCCGACCCGGACCCCGTCCGCGCCCGGCGCCCACGCCGTCAGCGTCACCACGTCCCCGTCCTCCAGGAACGCGCGCTTGCCGTCCGGGAGTTCGAGCGGTTCGCGACCGTTCCAGGTGAGTTCCAGGAGCGAGCCGCGCTGGCCGGGCTCCGGTCCGCTCACCGTGCCCGAGCCGTACAGGTCGCCGGTGCGCAGGGAGGCGCCGTTGACCGTCATGTGGGCGAGCTGCTGCGCGGCTGTCCAGTACATCGTGGAGAACGGTGGCTCGGACACCGTATGACCGTTGATCGCGACGGAGATCCGCAGGTCGTAGCCGCCGGGCTCCTCGCCGGTGTCGTCCAGGTAGGGCAGCAGCGGGTGCGTGCGGTGCGGCGGGTCCGTCCGCGCGTCCTCCAGTGCGTCCAGCGGGGTGATCCACGCCGACACGGAGGTGGCGAAGGACTTGCCGAGGAACGGGCCGAGGGGGACGTACTCCCAGGCCTGCACGTCCCGCGCCGACCAGTCGTTGAGCAGGCACAGCCCGAACACGTGCTCGCGGAAGTCCGCCAGCGCCACCGGCTGCCCGGCCCGCGAGGGCACCCCGACCACGAAGCCGACCTCGGCCTCGATGTCCAGCCGCACCGAGGGGCCGAACACGGGCGCGGGGTCGGCGGGGCCCTTGCGCTGTCCCGAGGGGCGTACGACGTCCGTGCCCGAGACGACGACCGTCCCCGAGCGGCCGTGGTAACCGATCGGCAGGTGCTTCCAGTTGGGGGTGAGGGAGTCCTCGGCGTCCGGGCGGAAGATCTGCCCGACGTTGCGCGCGTGGTTCTCGGACGCGTAGAAGTCGACGTAGTCCGCGACCTCGAAGGGCAGGTGCAGGGTCACCGAGGAGAGCGGGTGCAGGAAGGGGGCCACGGTCTCCTGGTGCGCGGGCACCGTCACCCACGCCGTCAGCGCGCGCCGCACGTCCGACCAGGCGGTGCGGCCCGCGGCGAGCAGCGGGTTCAGGGTCGGCCGCGCGAGCAGGGCGGCGTACGGGGAACCGAGCGCCAGCGCCGCCGCACCCGCGTCGAGGACATGGTCGCCGAGCCGGACGCCCACGGTCCGCTCCTGCGACCCGGCGCGCGAGAAGACACCGTAGGGAAGGTTGTGCGGACCG
The sequence above is drawn from the Streptomyces sp. SAT1 genome and encodes:
- the fahA gene encoding fumarylacetoacetase, whose protein sequence is MPPFEVPEGDPFGPHNLPYGVFSRAGSQERTVGVRLGDHVLDAGAAALALGSPYAALLARPTLNPLLAAGRTAWSDVRRALTAWVTVPAHQETVAPFLHPLSSVTLHLPFEVADYVDFYASENHARNVGQIFRPDAEDSLTPNWKHLPIGYHGRSGTVVVSGTDVVRPSGQRKGPADPAPVFGPSVRLDIEAEVGFVVGVPSRAGQPVALADFREHVFGLCLLNDWSARDVQAWEYVPLGPFLGKSFATSVSAWITPLDALEDARTDPPHRTHPLLPYLDDTGEEPGGYDLRISVAINGHTVSEPPFSTMYWTAAQQLAHMTVNGASLRTGDLYGSGTVSGPEPGQRGSLLELTWNGREPLELPDGKRAFLEDGDVVTLTAWAPGADGVRVGLGEVTGRIVAG
- a CDS encoding HEAT repeat domain-containing protein, translating into MPGRVRRTAASVRIEAVRALVSVDAAEAVAGAAGDPSREVRVAVAKALGGRGGGHRTVAALDRLTGDADVLVRGAAFAAVAAAGEPPGFAARAVAALGDAAWQVRAGAATALSAADAGTAVPALAGALGDPNGDVRKAAVLALARHTASASARAALATATADPDADVRAYASRAL